A region of Thermoplasmataceae archaeon DNA encodes the following proteins:
- a CDS encoding phosphoribosyltransferase, whose amino-acid sequence MQFKAKIVSWKEIEDWCDRVEDKIISGFRPDTIVGISRGGLAPGRILADRMWIKDLQSVKTEHWGLTATVDGKAAIKNRPMLFIEGKKVLLVDDITDTGESMSLAKEYLETFSPAEVKTAAMLHINRSKFTPDYYAEEVSSEKWTWFIFPWNVFEDIDNLSGRSIVVPMNTEEVKAALKKDYDLDVEFAVLEHVLSVMERMGRIAKSKGKWKKN is encoded by the coding sequence ATGCAGTTTAAGGCCAAGATTGTTTCGTGGAAAGAGATTGAGGACTGGTGCGACAGAGTTGAAGATAAAATCATTTCGGGATTCAGGCCAGACACAATTGTCGGGATTTCCAGAGGCGGGTTAGCTCCTGGAAGAATTCTTGCTGACAGAATGTGGATCAAGGACCTTCAGAGCGTGAAGACCGAACACTGGGGTCTGACTGCAACGGTTGACGGCAAAGCCGCTATTAAAAACCGACCCATGCTCTTCATCGAAGGAAAAAAAGTGCTTCTGGTGGACGACATTACTGACACTGGAGAGAGCATGTCACTCGCAAAGGAATATCTGGAAACGTTTTCACCTGCTGAAGTAAAAACTGCTGCAATGTTGCATATAAACCGATCCAAGTTTACTCCAGACTACTATGCGGAGGAAGTCAGCAGCGAGAAGTGGACTTGGTTTATTTTCCCTTGGAACGTTTTTGAAGATATAGACAACTTGTCTGGCAGATCAATAGTCGTTCCCATGAACACAGAAGAAGTCAAGGCAGCCCTGAAGAAGGACTACGATTTGGACGTTGAGTTTGCTGTTCTTGAGCATGTACTTTCGGTTATGGAAAGAATGGGGCGCATAGCAAAATCAAAGGGAAAATGGAAAAAGAACTGA
- the rsmA gene encoding 16S rRNA (adenine(1518)-N(6)/adenine(1519)-N(6))-dimethyltransferase RsmA has product MTTRTRIPARKYGQVFLRDHSIAEFEVDQLLPKPGETVLEIGSGSGILTSLLVEKFSHVTGLEPDHVFYDALLSGFESQGLKNKLSMQKKSFLDLEAGYYDKIIGNIPYQISSQIVFHLRKFDFRRCILMVQKEFADRLIATPGTRDYSRISVNASLFYNIRELRFVPRNLFSPVPRVDSEIILIEKKTDPMNMDHEAFDRLLVKLFSNRRKMIRSILENFPDHLAKRRPDTLNVKEIMEIFNLVKK; this is encoded by the coding sequence ATGACCACACGAACCAGAATTCCAGCCAGAAAATATGGACAGGTTTTTCTCCGGGACCACAGCATTGCGGAATTCGAGGTGGATCAGCTTTTACCAAAACCTGGAGAGACCGTTCTGGAGATAGGTTCAGGGTCAGGGATACTGACATCGTTGCTTGTGGAGAAGTTCTCTCATGTTACCGGCTTAGAGCCAGACCATGTATTTTATGATGCCCTGCTTTCCGGATTTGAAAGCCAGGGATTAAAGAACAAACTGAGCATGCAAAAGAAAAGTTTCTTGGATCTTGAAGCAGGATATTACGACAAGATCATTGGCAACATACCGTACCAGATCTCGTCCCAGATAGTTTTCCACCTGAGAAAATTCGATTTCAGGCGGTGCATATTGATGGTACAGAAAGAATTCGCTGACAGGCTTATTGCGACTCCTGGAACTAGAGATTATTCCAGAATAAGCGTAAATGCTTCTCTCTTTTACAATATAAGAGAATTGAGATTTGTGCCCAGAAACTTATTTAGCCCAGTACCCAGGGTGGACTCTGAAATTATCCTAATAGAGAAAAAGACTGATCCAATGAACATGGATCATGAAGCTTTCGATAGGCTTCTTGTAAAACTGTTCTCAAATCGGAGAAAGATGATAAGAAGTATCTTAGAAAATTTTCCAGATCACCTTGCAAAGAGAAGACCAGACACCCTCAACGTAAAAGAAATAATGGAAATTTTTAATCTAGTAAAGAAATGA
- a CDS encoding MqnA/MqnD/SBP family protein, translating into MKLVIAHTPDPDDSFMFYGMFEHKIKTHYEYDQVVKDIETLNKEAVKELYDVTAISANGYAAVSDKYYLTTSGASFGLNYGPIVVAKKTVDLRKAKVATPGFLTSSYLLYRMFAPEPAGGFVETRFDRIPEAVLSGKVDAGILIHDEQLTYQKRGLIKVFDVYEEWKKFAGSLPVPLGFNAIKKSLGRDVAMNYKEDFENSIKFSMKNEDAAVNYSLKYARYQDMELERKFIRMYVNDLSIDFGKAGREALSKYYARATEMKLLPHVNLEII; encoded by the coding sequence ATGAAGCTTGTAATTGCACATACTCCCGACCCAGACGACTCATTCATGTTCTATGGAATGTTTGAGCATAAGATTAAGACCCACTATGAGTACGATCAGGTGGTTAAGGATATTGAGACGCTTAATAAAGAGGCTGTAAAGGAACTTTACGATGTCACCGCTATCTCTGCAAACGGCTATGCGGCAGTTTCCGATAAATATTATCTCACGACTTCGGGCGCGAGTTTCGGGTTGAACTATGGGCCGATAGTGGTGGCGAAGAAAACGGTAGATCTCAGAAAAGCAAAAGTAGCGACACCGGGTTTTCTGACCTCATCATACCTTCTGTACAGGATGTTTGCACCTGAGCCAGCAGGTGGGTTTGTAGAAACTCGGTTTGACAGAATACCTGAAGCAGTTTTGTCTGGAAAAGTGGATGCAGGTATACTCATCCATGACGAACAGCTAACGTATCAGAAACGTGGGCTGATAAAGGTCTTTGATGTATACGAAGAATGGAAAAAATTCGCGGGTTCGCTTCCCGTTCCTCTAGGATTTAATGCAATCAAGAAATCACTTGGCAGGGACGTTGCCATGAACTACAAGGAAGACTTTGAGAACTCAATAAAGTTCTCAATGAAAAATGAAGATGCGGCAGTTAACTATTCTCTGAAATATGCAAGGTACCAGGATATGGAACTTGAACGAAAATTCATAAGAATGTATGTTAACGATCTCTCTATAGATTTTGGAAAAGCCGGAAGAGAAGCACTGTCAAAGTATTATGCTAGGGCAACTGAAATGAAACTACTTCCTCATGTAAATCTTGAGATTATATGA
- a CDS encoding 50S ribosomal protein L21e — translation MTKMSHGPRAGSRKKLTKSVKQKGMPTVNSMLKEFNIGDLAAIKINPSVHSGIPFHNFHGYTGRISGKQGRCYILTIKSGSVTKNIIAAPVHLIKIEGQ, via the coding sequence ATGACCAAAATGTCACATGGCCCAAGAGCAGGGTCCAGAAAGAAATTAACCAAGTCGGTGAAGCAGAAAGGCATGCCAACGGTAAACTCTATGCTTAAGGAATTCAACATTGGCGACCTTGCGGCTATCAAAATCAATCCATCAGTTCATTCAGGTATTCCTTTCCATAACTTCCATGGCTATACCGGCAGAATATCCGGTAAACAGGGAAGATGTTACATACTTACCATAAAAAGTGGAAGCGTGACAAAGAATATTATCGCTGCTCCGGTTCACCTTATCAAGATAGAGGGACAATGA
- a CDS encoding SPFH domain-containing protein, with amino-acid sequence MALGGVEIFLIFILVIVILFLLSGLHILKEWQRAPVLTLGRYSGMKGPGIVYVLPLVSRITAVLSTRIQAVAFKTESTYSKDNVPLNVDAVMYFQIVDPEKAILNVENYSNATNLSAQTTLREVLGKSSFDEVLSEREKLGESAREIIDEKTEHWGIKVSSVEIRDVVVPQALQEAMSRQASAERERRSRVTLAIAEVEAAQKMVEAAAQYSSNPTAFQLRWLNILYEIGLEGKGTLMMVPFNTPVAGAMENNPLSVMGLMGLANKIKPDSGQDSKSQ; translated from the coding sequence ATGGCACTAGGTGGAGTAGAAATTTTCCTGATTTTCATACTTGTTATTGTTATCCTTTTCTTGCTCTCTGGCCTTCACATACTGAAGGAATGGCAGAGAGCTCCCGTTTTGACATTAGGAAGATACAGCGGAATGAAGGGACCAGGAATCGTTTATGTTTTGCCTCTGGTCAGCAGGATTACAGCGGTGCTGTCTACAAGGATACAGGCAGTAGCTTTCAAGACAGAATCAACTTATTCAAAGGATAACGTGCCTCTGAATGTTGATGCTGTAATGTACTTTCAGATAGTTGACCCAGAAAAGGCGATACTCAATGTTGAAAACTATTCCAATGCAACCAATCTCTCTGCACAGACAACACTGAGGGAGGTTCTTGGGAAATCCAGCTTCGACGAGGTACTTTCAGAAAGAGAAAAACTCGGAGAATCTGCCAGAGAGATTATTGATGAAAAGACCGAACACTGGGGGATAAAAGTATCCTCGGTGGAGATCAGGGATGTTGTGGTGCCTCAGGCCCTTCAAGAAGCCATGTCCAGACAGGCTTCAGCAGAAAGGGAAAGGAGATCAAGAGTTACCCTTGCTATAGCTGAAGTGGAGGCTGCCCAGAAAATGGTGGAAGCTGCAGCACAGTATAGTTCTAACCCAACAGCGTTCCAGCTAAGGTGGCTCAATATACTTTACGAAATTGGCCTCGAGGGGAAGGGAACGCTCATGATGGTTCCATTCAACACACCAGTGGCGGGGGCAATGGAAAACAATCCTCTCAGCGTGATGGGGCTCATGGGTCTTGCCAACAAGATTAAACCTGACTCGGGCCAGGATTCGAAATCTCAGTAG
- a CDS encoding carbamate kinase produces the protein MERIVIAFGGNALLRKGDNGDFDTQVKRAYEAFSSLGDTLSRYEAVITHGNGPQVGNILLQNEFSRNVTQSMPLYSCGAMSQGLIGLALSFAYEKAKYEFGLSRDIAVLMTRTLVDKNDPSFSNPSKPIGPFYTEEEAKKAIEEKKWVMREDSGRGWRRLVPSPDPIEVMEKRQILSLLSDGFLPVCTGGGGIPIARANGYYAGVDAVIDKDLGSSVLAASISARRLVILTDVENAYLSFGKPDQQAIGRINAEEMQRYYESGVFAAGSMGPKVSAALRFIKTGGKEVIITTLENARMALSGKSGTIITE, from the coding sequence ATGGAAAGAATCGTGATTGCATTCGGTGGAAACGCCCTGCTTAGAAAGGGGGACAATGGCGACTTTGATACGCAGGTAAAGAGGGCATACGAAGCTTTCTCTAGCCTTGGGGACACACTTTCCAGATATGAAGCAGTAATAACTCATGGAAATGGACCGCAGGTCGGAAATATCCTACTTCAAAACGAATTTTCCAGAAATGTGACTCAGTCAATGCCGCTCTATTCATGTGGTGCAATGTCACAGGGACTCATCGGCCTTGCCCTGTCGTTTGCCTATGAGAAAGCTAAATACGAATTCGGTCTATCCAGGGACATCGCTGTTCTAATGACCCGTACACTAGTAGATAAGAATGATCCATCATTCTCTAACCCCTCTAAACCAATAGGGCCATTCTATACCGAAGAAGAAGCTAAAAAGGCTATAGAAGAAAAAAAGTGGGTGATGAGAGAAGACTCCGGTCGTGGCTGGAGACGTCTTGTTCCCTCGCCGGACCCCATTGAGGTAATGGAAAAGAGGCAAATACTTTCTCTGTTGTCAGATGGATTCTTACCGGTATGCACTGGTGGCGGGGGCATACCAATAGCAAGGGCAAATGGCTACTATGCCGGAGTTGACGCAGTTATAGATAAGGATCTGGGATCGTCAGTACTCGCAGCCTCCATTTCTGCAAGAAGACTCGTTATTCTCACCGATGTTGAAAATGCATACCTTTCCTTCGGGAAACCTGATCAGCAGGCAATCGGGCGAATAAATGCCGAGGAAATGCAACGGTATTACGAAAGTGGAGTCTTTGCAGCGGGAAGTATGGGTCCAAAGGTTAGCGCTGCGTTAAGATTTATTAAAACCGGGGGAAAAGAAGTTATTATAACTACACTGGAAAACGCCAGAATGGCGCTTTCCGGGAAATCAGGGACCATAATTACGGAGTGA
- a CDS encoding DUF655 domain-containing protein — protein MFVLEEYVYVLDYLPQGRPEDRGFRSFPIVLAIGEEEFKLLEIVPKPNAVISVGEKVYIGKNPEMRTKIVSVKRRISYKELTSAAVNELPFVLESIVNQKEERFVKFFNEAESINTRMHSLELLPGLGNKTMWTIIEERKKKKFDSFEDLTTRVKTIHNPQKMIAGRIVDELQDRFEKHRIFVAR, from the coding sequence GTGTTTGTTTTGGAAGAATATGTATATGTGTTAGATTATTTGCCACAGGGACGCCCTGAAGACAGAGGTTTCAGAAGCTTTCCCATTGTTCTCGCAATAGGAGAGGAAGAATTCAAGCTTCTGGAGATTGTTCCAAAGCCAAACGCAGTTATTTCAGTTGGAGAAAAAGTATACATAGGCAAGAATCCTGAGATGCGTACGAAGATAGTATCAGTGAAGAGGAGAATATCATACAAAGAGCTTACAAGTGCTGCTGTTAATGAGCTCCCATTTGTACTTGAATCCATTGTCAATCAGAAAGAAGAGAGATTTGTAAAATTCTTCAATGAGGCAGAGTCGATAAACACCAGAATGCACTCACTGGAACTCCTCCCCGGCCTCGGAAACAAAACGATGTGGACAATAATCGAAGAACGCAAGAAGAAGAAGTTCGATTCTTTTGAGGATCTGACAACCAGAGTGAAGACCATACACAACCCACAGAAGATGATTGCTGGAAGGATAGTGGATGAGCTTCAGGACAGATTCGAGAAGCACCGCATCTTTGTAGCAAGATGA